From the Candida dubliniensis CD36 chromosome 2, complete sequence genome, the window atattgataacaAAGAAGGGAAAAGAGTAGATTATTATGAACAGTTACAGGTTTGGGCATAGTgagttttttattttgggAGGGGGGAAGTTTATAGATACACACATTTGCATTATGTCTAAGGTAGTTTAGTTctatttaaataattaaacaaatgtATACACTTTTTTAGATTGTGGTTATAATATAATGTGagtttaataaaaattaaatttgaaatttttgcTTTAATCCCGAATCATGGCTTATATCTAGCTTTGGAATGAAGTCGGGGCCAAGTTGGAATAAAGCAACGTTAAATTTCAACAACTATATGATATTTGATAGTCGAGAGTGAAACATCCGCTTCTATATTTAGATAACCCTGCCTAAGTGTATCATGCTAGTGTTATGCAAAAGTTATTTCTATTAGATCCCGAGTGTAGCTCTTTCttgcaaaattttttcttcaaattcacTTTCCCATTCCAATCAAATAACCAATAGACCACCTTATTTCCCTCATAAGAAAACGTCTGAGTAAATCCCAATACGGTCATTAATTCTATTAGCTTCTTGCTATCGAAATATCGGGAATTAGAAACACAAGGTAATGGCAATACTAAAAACAAGGCACTCATTGACTTTTTAGggtttttcaaaaacttaGTTATTCGAAGCAACATCTCTcctctttcttttggtgAAGGGACAAAATTCAAAACCAAAGAACAGGAGATTAGATTAAACTTTTCCGACTCTTTTTGGGGAATAGGTCGATCCATAAAGTTTTGTTCAAGTATCAATGAGTTTTGggaattcaaatcaatacgAACGACATCTTCAAATATCGAGCTTGTGGATATTGCATTATACGGACTAAGACAGCCAATTTCTAAGGCATTCACATGCTGAAGTTTCTGTTTGTACAAGTCCAGTTTCAACCATTCTACCAACTTTTTAGAAGAATCTCCACCTCTTTTGCCCGCTTGTCCTTGAGTTGATGCAGATTGGTAGGCTTCAATTCCTCCACGCTGTTTGATTTCAGCATCTATACATGccaatattttgattagATCATTCTTATTGAGAGTGTTGTCTATTTTGTATATTGGGTTTTCCGAATATTTCAAAGGTAAAACAAACCCTTTAAAAGCTTCTTGATAAGTAGACATTTCTTCAACTTGATGGTAGTCAGTTTTGGAGATTTGTGAAATGATCTTTTGAAGTTTGGCTAGTACGGAATCTTTACTCTTCTGTAACACATGAAATCTTCGTATAATTTCTCTCGCCCTTTGTGGCTTTAAACTTTTAGGAATGCCATGTTTTCCAGTAATGGTTTTAGGTGCTTTAAGTAAACCTGATcgtgatttcttttttgccATGTAGATAGAATTGGCTCTTGGGGATAGTGTTGGTGTGAGGATTCTCaaatatcatcaaaaaTCTGCGATACATCATTCTTTGCAATCAGGACCACTTCAGATGAGCAttgcaatttttttcttctttttttttttttttttccatctCTAGACTTTTGTCTTTTTATGTTTGATAAAATACTATACTAAacttttattaaaaaatggTTAAACagggaaagaaaaaggtgTCAAAGCCAAGAAAACCACCTacattaaaacaaaaactcAAAAAGGAGTCGAAAGTAGTGAAAGCCAAAGATTTACAGTGGAAACCAGTTGATATCCCAGACAATTTGGGTGATTATGAAGGGTTTTATGGATTAGAGGAAATCGATGGAGTCGATGTGCAAATAGTTAATGGGAAAACCGAGTTCATAGTACGCGATAAAGGCAGAGTGGTTGATGATtcaaaaaaagatgaagaCCACATGGATGTTGAAGAGAATGAAACACCAGAAATTGAAGACGAGAAGCCAACCGAACAGgacgaagaagaattttttggatttgatgatgacgaaAATGATCAAGAAAATGACAATTCTACTGAAGGAGTgtcaaacaacaacaaagaataCGAGTTAGCAGAAACGAATAATGTATTGAATGCTGTTTCATTTGCCAACCTTGATTTACCTTTACCGGACGATAACGAAATAAACTTACCAAATTGGCAGGAAGGGGATTTAGGATCATCTATTAGTGCTTATACACTTTATGGGTTATCGCAGTTGAACTTTAAAAAGCCAACACCAattcaaaaagaaaccatTCCAATTGCATTGCTGGGAAAAGACGTCATCGGCAAGGCAACAACCGGGTCAGGTAAAACTTTAGCATATGGGATTccaattttggaaaaatatattcaatctTTGAACTtaatcaaacaaaacaataagGATAACAAAATTAACCATCCCACTGGGATTATATTTGCTCCTACCCGAGAGTTGGCTCACCAAGTTGTTGACCACTTGAACAGTTTGGCAAAATATTCACCGTTATCCACCAGAGGAATTGTAAGTATAACTGGAGGTCTTTCCATACAAAAACAGCAACGATTATTACGCCATGGTCCTGGGATAATTGTAGCAACACCAGGGAGAATGTTAGAATTGATCCAAGGAGACTCAGAATTGGCCAAAAGACTTGCATCCACCGACATAATAGTATTAGATGAGGCAGATAGATTGTTGCAAGATGGCcattttgatgaatttgagaAAATATTAGAGTTGTTTGGTAAAAATAGACCGGAAAACAAATCCATTGAATGGAAATGGCAGACTTTGGTCTTCAGTGCAACATTTTCGAGAGATTTATTTCGGAAATTAGATAGGCATCAGAAAGGTAAAAGTAGCTCATTGATGGGAAATGACGAGATTGTTCAGTTGTTAAATGAGAAGTTGAAATTCAAAGATAAAAAACCTACTCTCATTGATGCCAACCCGAAGGAGATTGTTTCGGGCCAAATCACAGAGGCATTGGTTGAATGTGGTCCTACAGAGCGTGATTTATACTTGTACTACTTTTTGTTAATGTACAAAGGATCAACTCTAGTTTTTGCTAACTCAATAGACTCTGTCAAGAGATTGGTTCCATTGTTAAACAATCTTAACATACCGGCATTCTCCATACACTCCTCAATGATTCAAAAGCAAAGATTGAGGGCATTAGAGAAATTTAAGGAAGCAAGCCAAAAGAACGAAGTATCAGTATTAGTTGCTTCGGATGTGGCTGCAAGAGGGTTAGATATACCAAATATCGACCATGTTGTTCATTACCATTTACCTAGATCCGCTGATGTATACATTCATCGATCGGGAAGAACTGCTAGAGCAGGGAAAGAAGGTGTATCAGTTATGTTTTGTTCACCTCAGGAAGCTTCAGGACCTTTACGAAAGTTGCGTCGTTTAGTTGCTAGCAACTCTAACAAAGAATCGAGATTGAATATGCATAACGATGTCAAGTTGCTTCCAATAGAAATGGATTTAGTATCACAAATAAAGCCTAGAGTGGAAATCTCATCTAAGTTAGCGGATGCTAGCATCTCATCTACAgcaacaagaaaagaagattcTTGGGTAAAACAAGCAGCTGAAGATTTAGGTGTGGAAGATTTATCTGGGCTTGAGGATTTTGAAGACGATATCATAAAAAAGCAGCGTAAGAGAAAAGAAGGGAAAATGTTGtctaaagaagaaaccaAGGCATTGAGATATGAATTAAAAAGTCTTTTGGCCAATccaatcaagaaaaatgCCCGTAAATCTTACATCACAAGTGGTCTCCAGAACTTGGCTCATCAAATGGTTACTGGTGCTCATCATGATGATGTGTTGGGTCATGAAAAAGTCAATGCATTAAGTGATTTGAAAGGttccaaaaataaaataaaaaaaatagaaaagaagagaatttcaaagaagaagtaattttaaataaattagtGTATTACcgtataataatatatgtagaagaaagaagaggGAAACTAAAATATGCTAAACAAAtgacaaaaacaaaaaaaaaaacaaaaaaaaaagaaaacataAGGAACACACCAATCTAAATAAAACtgtcatcgtcatcatcataatatTCGTCTTCACTTGATTCATCTGccaattgttcaaaattAACCTTGTATCTCAATATGGCACCAATACCACCGAACCCTTGTACGAATTGGGCACCTTCAGATGATTTATCGGTGACAAACTCTAATTCAGCACCATAATTTTTATAGTTCTCAGCTAACCATTCCAAGAATGACTCTTCCTTGATAATTTCCATTTCTGTTCCTGTCTTTTTGTCTAATTGCCATGATTTATCAGGCAATTCTGGATTAACATGTGCAACAACTTCTTCTCCCTCAATATCTTTTAATGTGTATCTGATGGTGTTTAAATTCTCGTAAACAATGATCTTTTCACAAGAACCTAAATCTAAAGCCTTCAAAGTATCTTCTATACCATAACAGAATTTCCCAGTGTCTTGACTGATTTCCTCAAAGTATgcttctaataatttcttctcTTGAACAAATTTGACATTAGCCAAAGTTTCAGCTGACAATTCAATAGCCTGGTTGAAACCATTTTCCCCACCATACGAAATATCAACTATCTTGATGACTTTTGCTTGCAATCTGTTATCAAACAAATCAGATTTTGACAATTCGTTCTTAAAGTCTGCAGAACCAGCCAAAATCAAACCCTTGACATTTACCTTATCAGCagtaatgaaattttgtACTGCAACTTCAGCAACCTTTCTGACATAGTTGTGTCTCTTTTCCTCTCTTAAACGGGAGAAACGAACAGCAGATTGACCACCTCTACCATGCTTTTTTGGCAAATCCACTGTAAATTTGTGTAAGACTTCTCTAGTGTTACCACTGACAGCACCGAACAACGCACCATTACCATCCATAATAATGAAACCAAACCTGTCGTCGTTTTCCAACAATTCATTCAAAGCTTCAACGTGAAATTTGTTATCACACAAATAAAGAGATGTGTTTATTGGTTTGAAAGGTTCAAAATCTATGTTCaacttcttttcttttccttcaTCAGTTATGACATCACCACAATAAACAACTAACCCGTTTCTTGGGACACTGTTGTACAACTTTAATTTCTGTTGTGTCGAAGTAATTGCTGATAAGACAGACAATCTATTGACTCTTGACTTAATGTTCGAGGCTGTACCATATTCTTCTGTTAACATTTTTTGGATCAATGAAATTTGACCTTTTGGTGGTATAACCAAAGAAATCATGGAGGTACCATTACCTCTGGCCATTTCCAAAGACTTGATTAACTTCTTAACCTtccaaatttcaatattcttTTCAGCTTCTGTTTCAGACATTCTCTTGTTCTTGTGCTAGTCCtatttttctattattCTGGTCttatatattcaataatgACAGCAAacaaaactgaaaaaaaaaaaaaaatttatagCTACAACTGGACTGTTGCAACAGATggaaaaaaatcaaaaaaaaaatttttaatacaTATGGTCGTGTAGATTTGTCTCATCTTTGGTAGAGTGAATCTGGTTAGGTTAACACGACTTGAACAGGACAAAAATGCTTATACAGGGGGACGATCGGatataatttttctaaCCAATAGGACAGAAACCAGGACACATAGCCCCTGCTTCTTTAATTTAAAACACCTCACCTCACAGTCATGTCACGAACAGCAAATGACTCACAACAAATTGAGAATGGAGATCAGCAGCAAGAAGGTGCATTAGATGAGTATGCCCAAGAGGGAGAATATGAATCATCTTCAGATTATGATGACGAACTGTTTGTTGacaaaaaggaaaagtCTAGGAGACCGAAAGAAAACTCATTCACACAACAAAGATTAAAAGCCATAAACCCCGTGTTAACTGCAAAGACGGTTATTCCGTTGTTGGTTGCCATTGCCATAGTATTTGTGCCTTTGGGTGCAGCCATGTGGTATGCATCGCATAGAATTGAAGATATCACAATTGATTACAGCCAATGTCAAAATTTGGCTAGCTTTGATTACTGGTCAGATATTCCTGATAATTTTACTACTTATAACTTCCGAAATATCAATGCAAACACCGAGCCAAAGCCAAAGTTTTCATGGAAGTTAACAAATGACACATCGCAGCAATTCGACGATGAAAAGTTAGTGTGCCAGGTGCAGTTCGAAGTATTGGAGAAAATGAAGGGTCCAATTTATCTTTACTATCGTTTACATAACTTCTATGCTAATCACAGACGTTATGTTAAATCTTTCAGTGAGGACCAATTGAATGGAAAGCCAGCAACCTTAGATACTATAAAGAACACGGTAGGACAAAACTGCCAGCCTCTCTCAGATATCAATGGGAAAAGAATTTACCCATGTGGGTTGATTGCCAACTCTTTATTTAACGATACATTTACGGAAGCATTCGAAGCTGTCAACGGGACATCAAGTGACAATACACTTGTATTGACAGATAAAGGAATTGCCTGGTCAACCGACAAGAATAGATTTAAGAAAACCCAATACAACTATACTGAGGTTGTGCCACCACCAAATTGGTATAAGAAATTTCCAAATGGATACAATGAGACAAACATTCCAGATATATCTACCTGGtaccaatttcaaaattggaTGCGTCCGTCAGCTTTAGCTACATTCAATAAGTTAGCCTTGCGTAATGATACTGGATCGTTAGAGCGTGGTATATACCAAATTAGTGTTGGATTACATTTCCCAGTTTTACCATATaagggaaaaaaatatttgtaCATCACCCAAAGATCGGTTATTGGAGGAAAGAATGACTTTTTAGGTATCAGTTGGATGGTTGGTGGAGgtatttgttttgtattAGGATTAGCCTTGTTGGTGATTAATTTTGtgaaaccaagaaaaacCGGAGATGTGAATTTGCTTAGTTGGAACCAAGAGAAAACAAAGAGAGATGAACAAAGTGCTGCAGCTGCCGAAGGTGTCACCACTGGGTTTGAAAAATGAggctgtttttttttgggatttgattcttttttgagAATTATATTAAAGATTGTGTTGTAATAAATGTTGGGTGTTAGAAATTGTACTTAGTTGATCATCTATGACAATGCTTG encodes:
- a CDS encoding conserved hypothetical protein (GFP-fusion protein localizes to nucleolus; non-essential gene) gives rise to the protein MAKKKSRSGLLKAPKTITGKHGIPKSLKPQRAREIIRRFHVLQKSKDSVLAKLQKIISQISKTDYHQVEEMSTYQEAFKGFVLPLKYSENPIYKIDNTLNKNDLIKILACIDAEIKQRGGIEAYQSASTQGQAGKRGGDSSKKLVEWLKSDLYKQKLQHVNALEIGCLSPYNAISTSSIFEDVVRIDLNSQNSLILEQNFMDRPIPQKESEKFNLISCSLVLNFVPSPKERGEMLLRITKFLKNPKKSMSALFLVLPLPCVSNSRYFDSKKLIELMTVLGFTQTFSYEGNKVVYWLFDWNGKVNLKKKFCKKELHSGSNRNNFCITLA
- a CDS encoding ATP-dependent RNA helicase, putative (Similar to S. cerevisiae MAK5); this translates as MVKQGKKKVSKPRKPPTLKQKLKKESKVVKAKDLQWKPVDIPDNLGDYEGFYGLEEIDGVDVQIVNGKTEFIVRDKGRVVDDSKKDEDHMDVEENETPEIEDEKPTEQDEEEFFGFDDDENDQENDNSTEGVSNNNKEYELAETNNVLNAVSFANLDLPLPDDNEINLPNWQEGDLGSSISAYTLYGLSQLNFKKPTPIQKETIPIALSGKDVIGKATTGSGKTLAYGIPILEKYIQSLNLIKQNNKDNKINHPTGIIFAPTRELAHQVVDHLNSLAKYSPLSTRGIVSITGGLSIQKQQRLLRHGPGIIVATPGRMLELIQGDSELAKRLASTDIIVLDEADRLLQDGHFDEFEKILELFGKNRPENKSIEWKWQTLVFSATFSRDLFRKLDRHQKGKSSSLMGNDEIVQLLNEKLKFKDKKPTLIDANPKEIVSGQITEALVECGPTERDLYLYYFLLMYKGSTLVFANSIDSVKRLVPLLNNLNIPAFSIHSSMIQKQRLRALEKFKEASQKNEVSVLVASDVAARGLDIPNIDHVVHYHLPRSADVYIHRSGRTARAGKEGVSVMFCSPQEASGPLRKLRRLVASNSNKESRLNMHNDVKLLPIEMDLVSQIKPRVEISSKLADASISSTATRKEDSWVKQAAEDLGVEDLSGLEDFEDDIIKKQRKRKEGKMLSKEETKALRYELKSLLANPIKKNARKSYITSGLQNLAHQMVTGAHHDDVLGHEKVNALSDLKGSKNKIKKIEKKRISKKK
- a CDS encoding eukaryotic peptide chain release factor subunit, putative (Similar to S. cerevisiae SUP1;~In S. cerevisiae: polypeptide release factor involved in translation termination; mutant form acts as a recessive omnipotent suppressor.;~In C. albicans: putative translation release factor 1, which interacts with stop codons and promotes release of nascent peptides from ribosomes.) — its product is MSETEAEKNIEIWKVKKLIKSLEMARGNGTSMISLVIPPKGQISLIQKMLTEEYGTASNIKSRVNRLSVLSAITSTQQKLKLYNSVPRNGLVVYCGDVITDEGKEKKLNIDFEPFKPINTSLYLCDNKFHVEALNELLENDDRFGFIIMDGNGALFGAVSGNTREVLHKFTVDLPKKHGRGGQSAVRFSRLREEKRHNYVRKVAEVAVQNFITADKVNVKGLILAGSADFKNELSKSDLFDNRLQAKVIKIVDISYGGENGFNQAIELSAETLANVKFVQEKKLLEAYFEEISQDTGKFCYGIEDTLKALDLGSCEKIIVYENLNTIRYTLKDIEGEEVVAHVNPELPDKSWQLDKKTGTEMEIIKEESFLEWLAENYKNYGAELEFVTDKSSEGAQFVQGFGGIGAILRYKVNFEQLADESSEDEYYDDDDDSFI
- a CDS encoding alkylphosphocholine resistance protein, putative (Similar to S. cerevisiae LEM3) is translated as MSRTANDSQQIENGDQQQEGALDEYAQEGEYESSSDYDDESFVDKKEKSRRPKENSFTQQRLKAINPVLTAKTVIPLLVAIAIVFVPLGAAMWYASHRIEDITIDYSQCQNLASFDYWSDIPDNFTTYNFRNINANTEPKPKFSWKLTNDTSQQFDDEKLVCQVQFEVLEKMKGPIYLYYRLHNFYANHRRYVKSFSEDQLNGKPATLDTIKNTVGQNCQPLSDINGKRIYPCGLIANSLFNDTFTEAFEAVNGTSSDNTLVLTDKGIAWSTDKNRFKKTQYNYTEVVPPPNWYKKFPNGYNETNIPDISTWYQFQNWMRPSALATFNKLALRNDTGSLERGIYQISVGLHFPVLPYKGKKYLYITQRSVIGGKNDFLGISWMVGGGICFVLGLALLVINFVKPRKTGDVNLLSWNQEKTKRDEQSAAAAEGVTTGFEK